A genomic window from Astatotilapia calliptera chromosome 12, fAstCal1.2, whole genome shotgun sequence includes:
- the fhip2b gene encoding FHF complex subunit HOOK-interacting protein 2B isoform X1 has translation METFGRFTSMLLHALETREPTVELFDSFVDHWKSITNYYIDTTDDSRPVRQTDIPWHLRQMLDILVYEEKQQAVEDTGACMEYLLQHKLLETLCTLGKAQYPPGMSQQVLLFFSKLLSQVQKPLLQLVNVYRPVQKLICLCALPGSQTEKEEAQFLLVVCSRVKQDPHTLRYVLQLPDQPVSSTLSSDQSESSMQASSRGTDPPLPCGPIQSESCLLRALLGLTKSQSTSVCLKAHESLLLLCGLQAGFSGELLSTHTQLGELLAVRLQDLYSLLPMEDAAELQSWPHTPWSSQFSHLSTDPSSQSVGHMNNFFCWLDFLDHLMRQAPQVLSVKLAVCVHQLWLVELLQPQLLDTCEQVVLGSTSVLCATVRLVQSSSLLDQLVHFLLRSDAAQPLLRRCDHISDQISMVSLCLVEELLQKPHRDVLDVLVLSFLHTQSYLSPPASAQEERQTESGEDSEDPEDDPFFSDSLTFSDSPHPPPPPPPGPQTADDVINSFLCLVPVQVRSSQLLQEGGYETYVHDAHTLVTECQALSLSWDWPLTPPPLSLSSGKDSASFFEGHLLKVLFDRLGRLLEQPYELNLQLTAVLSRLSAFSHPLLHEYLLNPYIHLSQSSRSLFSVLIRVMGELMQRIQQVSNLNERLLNTRRALLGLPHDPGLDHLTLLKGVIVLEEFCKELAAIAFVKLPQDQD, from the exons ATGGAGACGTTCGGCAGGTTCACGAGCATGCTGCTGCACGCGCTGGAGACG AGGGAGCCCACGGTGGAGCTGTTTGACTCGTTTGTCGATCACTGGAAATCAATCACCAATTATTATATCGATACGACAG atgacAGTCGTCCTGTCAGACAGACGGACATCCCCTGGCATCTCAGACAGATGTTGGACATCCTGGTGTACGAGGAGAAGCAGCAG GCCGTGGAGGACACAGGAGCCTGTATGGAGTACCTGCTGCAGCACAAGCTGTTGGAGACTCTGTGCACACTGGGGAAGGCTCAG TATCCTCCAGGGATGTCCCAGCAGgtgctcctcttcttctccaagCTCCTGTCTCAGGTGCAGAAGcctctgctgcagctggtgaACGTCTACAGACCTGTGCAG AAGCTGATTTGCCTCTGTGCGCTTCCTGGTTCCCAGACTGAAAAGGAGGAAGCTCAGTTCCTATTGGTTGTCTGCTCCAGAGTGAAGCAGGATCCCCACACGCTCAGATACGTCTTACAG cTTCCAGACCAACCAGTAAGCAGTACACTGAGctctgaccaatcagagagcagcaTGCAGGCATCCAGTCGGGGGACAGATCCTCCGCTGCCCTGCGGCCCCATCCAATCAGAGAGCTGTCTGCTGAGGGCCCTGCTGGGTCTCACTAAgagccag AGCACCTCAGTGTGTCTGAAGGCCCACGAGAGCCTCCTGCTGCTCTGCGGGCTGCAGGCTGGGTTCTCAGGGGAGCTGCTGAGCACTCACACCCAGCTGGGAGAGCTGCTGGCTGTGAGGCTGCAGGACCTCTACTCCCTGCTGCCTATGGAGGAcgctgcagagctgcagagctgGCCTCACACGCCCTGGAG CTCTCAGTTCTCTCACCTCAGCACTGACCCCAGCTCACAGTCTGTGGGTCACATGAACAATTTCTTCTGCTGGCTGGACTTCCTGGATCACCTGATGAGACAGGCACCACAG gtgtTGTCAGTGAAGttggctgtgtgtgttcatcagcTCTGGTTGGTGGAGCTTCTTCAGCCTCAGCTGTTGGACAC gtgtGAGCAGGTGGTGCTGGGCTCCACCTCCGTCCTCTGTGCCACTGTCAGGCTCGTCCAGTCCTCATCCCTGCTGGATCAGCTCGTCCACTTCCTGCTGCGGAGCGACGCCGCTCAGCCGCTGCTGCGCCGCTGCGACCACATCTCTGACCAG ATCAGCATGGTGTCGCTCTGTCTGGTGGAGGAGCTGCTCCAGAAGCCTCACAGGGACGTGTTGGACGTGCTGGTGCTGAGTTTCCTGCACACTCAGAGTTACCTGAGTCCACCGGCCTCGGCACAGGAGGAGCGGCAGACGGAGAGTGGCGAGGACAGCGA AGACCCAGAGGACGACCCCTTCTTTTCCGACAGCCTGACCTTCTCAGACAGTCCCCACCCCCCTCCGCCTCCTCCACCCGGACCCCAGAcagctgatgatgtcatcaacaG tttccTGTGTTTGGTTCCTGTTCAGGTGCGGTCGTCTCAGCTGCTGCAGGAAGGAGGATACGAGACGTACGTCCACGACGCTCACACACTG GTGACCGAGTGTCAGGCTCTCTCGCTGTCCTGGGATTGGCCGCttactcccccccccctttccctgtcGTCAGGTAAAGACTCCGCCTCCTTCTTTGAAGGTCACCTGCTAAAAGTTCTCTTTGACCGTCTGGGACGCCTCCTGGAGCag CCGTACGAGTTGAACCTGCAGCTGACGGCTGTTCTCTCCAGGCTGTCGGCGTTCAGCCACCCTCTGCTGCACGAGTACCTGCTCAACCCCTACATACACCTGTCTCAGTCCTCCAGGTCACTCTTCTCTGTCCTCATCAGG gtgATGGGAGAGCTGATGCAGAGGATCCAGCAGGTCTCTAACCTGAACGAGCGACTGCTGAACACCAGGAGAGCGCTGCTGGGCCTGCCGCACGACCCCGG ACTGGATCACCTGACCCTGCTCAAAGGAGTCATCGTCCTCGAGGAGTTCTGCAAGGAGCTTGCTGCCATCGCCTTCGTCAAGCTGCCCCAGGACCAGGACTGA
- the fhip2b gene encoding FHF complex subunit HOOK-interacting protein 2B isoform X3: protein MLDILVYEEKQQAVEDTGACMEYLLQHKLLETLCTLGKAQYPPGMSQQVLLFFSKLLSQVQKPLLQLVNVYRPVQKLICLCALPGSQTEKEEAQFLLVVCSRVKQDPHTLRYVLQLPDQPVSSTLSSDQSESSMQASSRGTDPPLPCGPIQSESCLLRALLGLTKSQSTSVCLKAHESLLLLCGLQAGFSGELLSTHTQLGELLAVRLQDLYSLLPMEDAAELQSWPHTPWSSQFSHLSTDPSSQSVGHMNNFFCWLDFLDHLMRQAPQVLSVKLAVCVHQLWLVELLQPQLLDTCEQVVLGSTSVLCATVRLVQSSSLLDQLVHFLLRSDAAQPLLRRCDHISDQISMVSLCLVEELLQKPHRDVLDVLVLSFLHTQSYLSPPASAQEERQTESGEDSEDPEDDPFFSDSLTFSDSPHPPPPPPPGPQTADDVINSFLCLVPVQVRSSQLLQEGGYETYVHDAHTLVTECQALSLSWDWPLTPPPLSLSSGKDSASFFEGHLLKVLFDRLGRLLEQPYELNLQLTAVLSRLSAFSHPLLHEYLLNPYIHLSQSSRSLFSVLIRVMGELMQRIQQVSNLNERLLNTRRALLGLPHDPGLDHLTLLKGVIVLEEFCKELAAIAFVKLPQDQD, encoded by the exons ATGTTGGACATCCTGGTGTACGAGGAGAAGCAGCAG GCCGTGGAGGACACAGGAGCCTGTATGGAGTACCTGCTGCAGCACAAGCTGTTGGAGACTCTGTGCACACTGGGGAAGGCTCAG TATCCTCCAGGGATGTCCCAGCAGgtgctcctcttcttctccaagCTCCTGTCTCAGGTGCAGAAGcctctgctgcagctggtgaACGTCTACAGACCTGTGCAG AAGCTGATTTGCCTCTGTGCGCTTCCTGGTTCCCAGACTGAAAAGGAGGAAGCTCAGTTCCTATTGGTTGTCTGCTCCAGAGTGAAGCAGGATCCCCACACGCTCAGATACGTCTTACAG cTTCCAGACCAACCAGTAAGCAGTACACTGAGctctgaccaatcagagagcagcaTGCAGGCATCCAGTCGGGGGACAGATCCTCCGCTGCCCTGCGGCCCCATCCAATCAGAGAGCTGTCTGCTGAGGGCCCTGCTGGGTCTCACTAAgagccag AGCACCTCAGTGTGTCTGAAGGCCCACGAGAGCCTCCTGCTGCTCTGCGGGCTGCAGGCTGGGTTCTCAGGGGAGCTGCTGAGCACTCACACCCAGCTGGGAGAGCTGCTGGCTGTGAGGCTGCAGGACCTCTACTCCCTGCTGCCTATGGAGGAcgctgcagagctgcagagctgGCCTCACACGCCCTGGAG CTCTCAGTTCTCTCACCTCAGCACTGACCCCAGCTCACAGTCTGTGGGTCACATGAACAATTTCTTCTGCTGGCTGGACTTCCTGGATCACCTGATGAGACAGGCACCACAG gtgtTGTCAGTGAAGttggctgtgtgtgttcatcagcTCTGGTTGGTGGAGCTTCTTCAGCCTCAGCTGTTGGACAC gtgtGAGCAGGTGGTGCTGGGCTCCACCTCCGTCCTCTGTGCCACTGTCAGGCTCGTCCAGTCCTCATCCCTGCTGGATCAGCTCGTCCACTTCCTGCTGCGGAGCGACGCCGCTCAGCCGCTGCTGCGCCGCTGCGACCACATCTCTGACCAG ATCAGCATGGTGTCGCTCTGTCTGGTGGAGGAGCTGCTCCAGAAGCCTCACAGGGACGTGTTGGACGTGCTGGTGCTGAGTTTCCTGCACACTCAGAGTTACCTGAGTCCACCGGCCTCGGCACAGGAGGAGCGGCAGACGGAGAGTGGCGAGGACAGCGA AGACCCAGAGGACGACCCCTTCTTTTCCGACAGCCTGACCTTCTCAGACAGTCCCCACCCCCCTCCGCCTCCTCCACCCGGACCCCAGAcagctgatgatgtcatcaacaG tttccTGTGTTTGGTTCCTGTTCAGGTGCGGTCGTCTCAGCTGCTGCAGGAAGGAGGATACGAGACGTACGTCCACGACGCTCACACACTG GTGACCGAGTGTCAGGCTCTCTCGCTGTCCTGGGATTGGCCGCttactcccccccccctttccctgtcGTCAGGTAAAGACTCCGCCTCCTTCTTTGAAGGTCACCTGCTAAAAGTTCTCTTTGACCGTCTGGGACGCCTCCTGGAGCag CCGTACGAGTTGAACCTGCAGCTGACGGCTGTTCTCTCCAGGCTGTCGGCGTTCAGCCACCCTCTGCTGCACGAGTACCTGCTCAACCCCTACATACACCTGTCTCAGTCCTCCAGGTCACTCTTCTCTGTCCTCATCAGG gtgATGGGAGAGCTGATGCAGAGGATCCAGCAGGTCTCTAACCTGAACGAGCGACTGCTGAACACCAGGAGAGCGCTGCTGGGCCTGCCGCACGACCCCGG ACTGGATCACCTGACCCTGCTCAAAGGAGTCATCGTCCTCGAGGAGTTCTGCAAGGAGCTTGCTGCCATCGCCTTCGTCAAGCTGCCCCAGGACCAGGACTGA
- the fhip2b gene encoding FHF complex subunit HOOK-interacting protein 2B isoform X2 — translation MIQREPTVELFDSFVDHWKSITNYYIDTTDDSRPVRQTDIPWHLRQMLDILVYEEKQQAVEDTGACMEYLLQHKLLETLCTLGKAQYPPGMSQQVLLFFSKLLSQVQKPLLQLVNVYRPVQKLICLCALPGSQTEKEEAQFLLVVCSRVKQDPHTLRYVLQLPDQPVSSTLSSDQSESSMQASSRGTDPPLPCGPIQSESCLLRALLGLTKSQSTSVCLKAHESLLLLCGLQAGFSGELLSTHTQLGELLAVRLQDLYSLLPMEDAAELQSWPHTPWSSQFSHLSTDPSSQSVGHMNNFFCWLDFLDHLMRQAPQVLSVKLAVCVHQLWLVELLQPQLLDTCEQVVLGSTSVLCATVRLVQSSSLLDQLVHFLLRSDAAQPLLRRCDHISDQISMVSLCLVEELLQKPHRDVLDVLVLSFLHTQSYLSPPASAQEERQTESGEDSEDPEDDPFFSDSLTFSDSPHPPPPPPPGPQTADDVINSFLCLVPVQVRSSQLLQEGGYETYVHDAHTLVTECQALSLSWDWPLTPPPLSLSSGKDSASFFEGHLLKVLFDRLGRLLEQPYELNLQLTAVLSRLSAFSHPLLHEYLLNPYIHLSQSSRSLFSVLIRVMGELMQRIQQVSNLNERLLNTRRALLGLPHDPGLDHLTLLKGVIVLEEFCKELAAIAFVKLPQDQD, via the exons ATGATCCAG AGGGAGCCCACGGTGGAGCTGTTTGACTCGTTTGTCGATCACTGGAAATCAATCACCAATTATTATATCGATACGACAG atgacAGTCGTCCTGTCAGACAGACGGACATCCCCTGGCATCTCAGACAGATGTTGGACATCCTGGTGTACGAGGAGAAGCAGCAG GCCGTGGAGGACACAGGAGCCTGTATGGAGTACCTGCTGCAGCACAAGCTGTTGGAGACTCTGTGCACACTGGGGAAGGCTCAG TATCCTCCAGGGATGTCCCAGCAGgtgctcctcttcttctccaagCTCCTGTCTCAGGTGCAGAAGcctctgctgcagctggtgaACGTCTACAGACCTGTGCAG AAGCTGATTTGCCTCTGTGCGCTTCCTGGTTCCCAGACTGAAAAGGAGGAAGCTCAGTTCCTATTGGTTGTCTGCTCCAGAGTGAAGCAGGATCCCCACACGCTCAGATACGTCTTACAG cTTCCAGACCAACCAGTAAGCAGTACACTGAGctctgaccaatcagagagcagcaTGCAGGCATCCAGTCGGGGGACAGATCCTCCGCTGCCCTGCGGCCCCATCCAATCAGAGAGCTGTCTGCTGAGGGCCCTGCTGGGTCTCACTAAgagccag AGCACCTCAGTGTGTCTGAAGGCCCACGAGAGCCTCCTGCTGCTCTGCGGGCTGCAGGCTGGGTTCTCAGGGGAGCTGCTGAGCACTCACACCCAGCTGGGAGAGCTGCTGGCTGTGAGGCTGCAGGACCTCTACTCCCTGCTGCCTATGGAGGAcgctgcagagctgcagagctgGCCTCACACGCCCTGGAG CTCTCAGTTCTCTCACCTCAGCACTGACCCCAGCTCACAGTCTGTGGGTCACATGAACAATTTCTTCTGCTGGCTGGACTTCCTGGATCACCTGATGAGACAGGCACCACAG gtgtTGTCAGTGAAGttggctgtgtgtgttcatcagcTCTGGTTGGTGGAGCTTCTTCAGCCTCAGCTGTTGGACAC gtgtGAGCAGGTGGTGCTGGGCTCCACCTCCGTCCTCTGTGCCACTGTCAGGCTCGTCCAGTCCTCATCCCTGCTGGATCAGCTCGTCCACTTCCTGCTGCGGAGCGACGCCGCTCAGCCGCTGCTGCGCCGCTGCGACCACATCTCTGACCAG ATCAGCATGGTGTCGCTCTGTCTGGTGGAGGAGCTGCTCCAGAAGCCTCACAGGGACGTGTTGGACGTGCTGGTGCTGAGTTTCCTGCACACTCAGAGTTACCTGAGTCCACCGGCCTCGGCACAGGAGGAGCGGCAGACGGAGAGTGGCGAGGACAGCGA AGACCCAGAGGACGACCCCTTCTTTTCCGACAGCCTGACCTTCTCAGACAGTCCCCACCCCCCTCCGCCTCCTCCACCCGGACCCCAGAcagctgatgatgtcatcaacaG tttccTGTGTTTGGTTCCTGTTCAGGTGCGGTCGTCTCAGCTGCTGCAGGAAGGAGGATACGAGACGTACGTCCACGACGCTCACACACTG GTGACCGAGTGTCAGGCTCTCTCGCTGTCCTGGGATTGGCCGCttactcccccccccctttccctgtcGTCAGGTAAAGACTCCGCCTCCTTCTTTGAAGGTCACCTGCTAAAAGTTCTCTTTGACCGTCTGGGACGCCTCCTGGAGCag CCGTACGAGTTGAACCTGCAGCTGACGGCTGTTCTCTCCAGGCTGTCGGCGTTCAGCCACCCTCTGCTGCACGAGTACCTGCTCAACCCCTACATACACCTGTCTCAGTCCTCCAGGTCACTCTTCTCTGTCCTCATCAGG gtgATGGGAGAGCTGATGCAGAGGATCCAGCAGGTCTCTAACCTGAACGAGCGACTGCTGAACACCAGGAGAGCGCTGCTGGGCCTGCCGCACGACCCCGG ACTGGATCACCTGACCCTGCTCAAAGGAGTCATCGTCCTCGAGGAGTTCTGCAAGGAGCTTGCTGCCATCGCCTTCGTCAAGCTGCCCCAGGACCAGGACTGA